One genomic segment of Ricinus communis isolate WT05 ecotype wild-type chromosome 3, ASM1957865v1, whole genome shotgun sequence includes these proteins:
- the LOC8268296 gene encoding NADP-dependent malic enzyme, with protein sequence MHTIRQYQLPLQKYMAMMELEERNERLFYKLLIDNVEELLPIVYTPTVGEACQKYGSIFKRPQGLYISLKEKGKILDVLKNWPERSIQVIVVTDGERILGLGDLGCQGMGIPVGKLALYTALGGVRPSACLPITIDVGTNNEKLLNDEFYIGLRQRRATGQEYSELLQEFMTAVKQNYGEKVLIQFEDFANHNAFELLAKYGTTHLVFNDDIQGTASVVLAGVIAALKLLGGSLSDHTFLFLGAGEAGTGIAELIALEMSKRTNAPLEETRKKIWLVDSKGLIVSSRKDSLQHFKQPWAHEHEPVKNLLDAVKAIKPTVLIGSSGVGRTFTKEVIEAMASLNEKPLILSLSNPTSQSECTAEEAYTWTKGKATFASGSPFDPVEYEGKVFVPGQANNAYIFPGFGLGLVISGAIRVHDDMLLAASEALASQVTEENFSKGLIYPPFSNIRKISAHIAANVAAKAYELGLATRLPRPENLMKYAESCMYSPVYRNYR encoded by the exons ATGCACACTATCAGGCAATATCAACTTCCCCTTCAAAAATATATGGCCATGATGGAACTTGAG GAGAGGAATGAAAGATTGTTTTACAAGCTTCTTATTGATAATGTTGAGGAATTACTTCCTATCGTTTACACTCCAACAGTAGGTGAAGCGTGTCAGAAATATGGAAGTATCTTCAAGCGTCCTCAGGGGTTATATATAAGTTTGAAGGAGAA GGGAAAAATTCTTgatgtattaaaaaattggcCTGAAAGAAGTATTCAAGTTATTGTTGTAACTGATGGGGAGCGGATTTTGGGACTTGGTGATCTTGGCTGTCAG GGTATGGGAATTCCAGTAGGAAAATTGGCTCTTTACACTGCGCTTGGAGGAGTTCGTCCCTCTGCG TGTTTGCCAATCACCATTGATGTGGGCACAAACAATGAAAAATTGCTGAACGATGAATTCTACATTGGACTCCGACAAAGGAGAGCAACTGGCCAG gaATACTCTGAACTACTACAGGAATTCATGACTGCTGTAAAGCAGAACTATGGAGAAAAAGTTCTTATCCAG TTTGAAGATTTTGCTAACCACAATGCTTTTGAGCTGCTTGCAAAATATGGTACAACCCATCTCGTCTTCAACGATGATATACAG GGGACAGCATCTGTTGTTCTTGCAGGGGTAATTGCAGCGCTGAAGTTGCTTGGTGGTTCCCTGAGTGATCACACTTTCTTGTTCCTTGGCGCTGGGGAG GCTGGAACTGGTATAGCAGAGCTAATAGCACTTGAGATGTCAAAACGG ACCAATGCTCCTTTGGAAGAGACTCGCAAGAAGATCTGGTTAGTGGATTCAAAG GGATTGATTGTCAGCTCCCGTAAGGATTCACTTCAACACTTCAAGCAGCCCTGGGCTCATGAGCATGAACCTGTTAAGAATCTCTTAGATGCTGTAAAG GCAATCAAACCAACGGTTCTGATTGGATCATCTGGCGTTGGAAGAACATTTACGAAGGAAGTAATTGAAGCCATGGCTTCCTTAAATGAg AAACCTCTAATCTTGTCTCTTTCCAATCCAACTTCACAATCAGAGTGTACAGCAGAAGAAGCTTATACTTGGACTAAG GGCAAAGCAACCTTTGCTAGTGGAAGTCCATTTGATCCTGTTGAATATGAGGGAAAAGTTTTTGTTCCTGGCCAG GCGAACAATGCATATATTTTCCCTGGATTTGGCTTGGGTTTGGTCATCTCTGGAGCAATCCGCGTTCATGATGATATGCTTCTTGCAGCCT CTGAAGCTTTGGCCAGCCAAGTTACTGAAGAGAACTTCAGCAAGGGGCTCATTTACCCACCTTTCTCTAACATCAGAAAAATTTCAGCACATATTGCTGCTAATGTCGCCGCTAAGGCATATGAACTTG GACTGGCTACACGGCTTCCTCGACCAGAGAACCTTATGAAGTATGCTGAGAGTTGCATGTACAGTCCTGTCTATAGAAATTACCGCTAA
- the LOC8268300 gene encoding golgin candidate 1 isoform X1: MASWLKAAEDLFEVVDRRAKLVVSELADEHSDSQSPASNGQGSQPKTARGKKKAQKRLSKIESDKASSAKAEFITTQTSQLEMESEDRAALSVEHDTAPTSKSILHVVAEQQQDIDKDASSIKSPERLANEVVKHDTDNVEVPVAAADADAKTSTSNGEILNEKAPDGFLEHPPSPLPAKEIEVLNEDHQDHPIDAGVNIKLSDAEVPLETDQERSQSANIDTPINDEIVLKDADLKANPVVNQQDHHQQKADNSPKKIQDQLEEAQGLLKTAISTGQSKEARLARVCAGLSTRLQEYKSENAQLEELLIAERELSKSLETRIKQLQQDLSRSKSEVTRVESNMGEALAAKNSEIEALVNSIDVLKKQAALSEGNLASLQANMESIMRNRELTETRMMQALREELSSAERRAEEERAAHNATKMAAMEREVELEHRAVEASTALARIQRIADERTAKAAELEQKVALLEVECASLNQELQDMETRVRRGQKKSPEEANQVIQMQAWQEEVERARQGQRDAENKLSSTEAELQKMRVEMAAMKRDAEHYSRQEHMELEKRYRELTDLLYYKQTQLEAMASEKAAAEFQLEKEVKRIQEAQIEAERSRVSRRASSSSWEEDSEMKALEPLPLHHRHMAAASMQLQKAAKLLDSGAARATRFLWRYPTARLILLFYLVFVHLFLMYLLHRLQEQADDLSAREVAQSMGLATPTLP, translated from the exons atgGCTTCGTGGCTCAAAGCTGCAGAAG ACTTATTTGAAGTGGTGGATCGAAGGGCGAAGTTGGTTGTGAGTGAATTGGCAGATGAGCATTCTGATTCTCAATCACCAG cTTCTAATGGACAAGGATCTCAACCCAAGACAGCAAggggaaagaaaaag GCTCAGAAGAGGCTTTCCAAGATTGAATCCGATAAAGCAAGTAGTGCTAAAGCGGAGTTTATTACTACACAAACTTCACAATTAGAAATGGAATCTGAAGATAGGGCTGCGCTTTCAGTCGAACATGATACTGCTCCCACTAGCAAGTCAATACTCCATGTAGTTGCTGAGCAGCAGCAGGATATTGACAAAGATGCCTCCAGCATTAAATCACCAGAAAGACTAGCCAACGAAGTTGTTAAACATGATACTGATAATGTGGAAGTTCCTGTCGCTGCTGCTGATGCAGATGCCAAAACATCAActtcaaatggtgagattCTGAATGAGAAGGCTCCTGATGGCTTTCTCGAACATCCTCCTTCACCATTACCTGCCAAAGAAATAGAGGTTCTCAATGAAGACCATCAAGACCATCCAATTGATGCTGGGGTAAATATCAAGCTAAGCGATGCTGAAGTTCCTTTAGAAACTGATCAAGAGAGATCTCAATCAGCAAATATTGATACTCCCATAAATGATGAAATTGTACTAAAAGATGCTGATCTTAAGGCTAACCCTGTTGTAAATCAACAGGATCATCATCAGCAGAAAGCTGATAATTCACCTAAGAAGATACAGGACCAACTCGAGGAG GCTCAAGGACTGCTTAAGACTGCAATTTCCACTGGTCAGTCAAAAGAGGCAAGGCTAGCACGG GTTTGTGCTGGACTTTCAACCCGCCTTCAAGAATACAAATCTGAAAATGCACAGCTGGAGGAACTTCTCATCGCAGAG AGGGAGCTGAGTAAATCACTCGAGACTCGCATTAAGCAGCTACAGCAAGATTTGTCCAGATCTAAAAGTGAAGTGACAAGAGTAGAGTCAAATATGGGAGAGGCTTTGGCTGCAAAAAATTCTGAAATTGAGGCCCTTGTCAATTCTATAGATGTGCTCAAGAAACAGGCTGCTTTGTCTGAAGGAAATCTGGCTTCACTGCAG GCAAACATGGAGTCTATCATGAGAAACAGAGAACTGACTGAGACGAGGATGATGCAG GCACTTAGGGAGGAGCTGTCTTCCGCTGAACGGAGAGCAGAAGAAGAACGTGCAGCACATAATGCTACCAAAATG GCAGCCATGGAAAGGGAGGTGGAATTGGAACATAGAGCTGTTGAGGCATCCACTGCCCTTGCTAGGATCCAG AGAATTGCAGATGAGAGGACAGCAAAGGCAGCAGAACTTGAGCAGAAGGTGGCACTGCTTGAG GTTGAATGTGCATCGTTAAATCAAGAGCTGCAAGATATGGAAACCCGTGTTCGTCGTGGACAAAAGAAATCCCCAGAAGAGGCAAATCAAGTGATTCAG ATGCAGGCATGGCAGGAAGAAGTGGAACGCGCACGTCAAGGTCAGAGAGATGCAGAAAATAAGCTTTCTTCTACAGAG GCTGAACTGCAAAAGATGAGAGTTGAAATGGCTGCCATGAAGAGGGATGCTGAGCATTACTCACGTCAG GAGCATATGGAGCTGGAGAAGCGCTATCGTGAGCTAACTGATCTATTg TACTACAAGCAAACACAGTTAGAAGCCATGGCAAGTGAAAAAGCAGCAGCAGAGTTTCAGTTGGAGAAGGAGGTAAAGCGGATTCAAGAAGCACAG ATTGAGGCAGAAAGAAGTAGAGTTTCTCGTCGTGCATCTTCATCATCTTGGGAGGAAGACTCTGAAATGAAGGCACTTGA GCCTCTCCCCTTGCATCACCGTCATATGGCAGCAGCAAGCATGCAG TTGCAGAAGGCAGCAAAGCTATTGGATTCTGGAGCCGCCAGAGCCACCAGATTCTTATGGCGATATCCAACAGCTCGACTTATCTTGCTTTTCTATCTG GTGTTTGTACACTTATTCTTGATGTATTTATTGCATCGTCTTCAG GAACAAGCGGACGATCTTTCTGCGAGGGAAGTTGCTCAGTCTATGGGTCTGGCGACCCCTACTTTACCATGA
- the LOC125369441 gene encoding NADP-dependent malic enzyme-like — translation MESTMKEMRGGASVLDMDPKSTVGGGVEDVYGEDCATEDQLVTPWTTSVASGYSLLRDPRHNKGLAFSEKERDAHYLRGLLPPVVATQQLQEKKLMHTIRQYQLPLQKYMAMMELEERNERLFYKLLIDNVEELLPIVYTPTVGEACQKYGSIFKRPQGLYISLKEKGKILDVLKNWPERSIQVIVVTDGERILGLGDLGCQGMGIPVGKLALYTALGGVRPSRGKHLDCLPITIDVGTNNEKLLNDEFYIGLRQRRATGQEYSELLQEFMTAVKQNYGEKVLIQFEDFANHNAFELLAKYGTTHLVFNDDIQGTASVVLAGVIAALKLLGGSLSDHTFLFLGAGERILVVEGPTP, via the exons ATGGAGAGCACAATGAAGGAAATGAGAGGCGGAGCTTCAGTGCTCGACATGGATCCTAAGTCCACCGTTGGCGGTGGCGTTGAGGATGTTTACGGCGAGGATTGCGCTACTGAAGATCAGCTTGTTACTCCTTGGACTACCTCTGTCGCCAG CGGATACTCGTTGTTGAGGGACCCACGCCATAACAAAGGACTCGCGTTCAGTGAGAAAGAAAGGGATGCTCACTACTTGCGCGGTCTTCTGCCCCCGGTGGTTGCAACTCAACAGCTTCAGGAGAAGAAATTGATGCACACTATCAGGCAATATCAACTTCCCCTTCAAAAATATATGGCCATGATGGAACTTGAG GAGAGGAATGAAAGATTGTTTTACAAGCTTCTTATTGATAATGTTGAGGAATTACTTCCTATCGTTTACACTCCAACAGTAGGTGAAGCGTGTCAGAAATATGGAAGTATCTTCAAGCGTCCTCAGGGGTTATATATAAGTTTGAAGGAGAA GGGAAAAATTCTTgatgtattaaaaaattggcCTGAAAGAAGTATTCAAGTTATTGTTGTAACTGATGGGGAGCGGATTTTGGGACTTGGTGATCTTGGCTGTCAG GGTATGGGAATTCCAGTAGGAAAATTGGCTCTTTACACTGCGCTTGGAGGAGTTCGTCCCTCTCGCGGTAAGCATTTGGAT TGTTTGCCAATCACCATTGATGTGGGCACAAACAATGAAAAATTGCTGAACGATGAATTCTACATTGGACTCCGACAAAGGAGAGCAACTGGCCAG gaATACTCTGAACTACTACAGGAATTCATGACTGCTGTAAAGCAGAACTATGGAGAAAAAGTTCTTATCCAG TTTGAAGATTTTGCTAACCACAATGCTTTTGAGCTGCTTGCAAAATATGGTACAACCCATCTCGTCTTCAACGATGATATACAG GGGACAGCATCTGTTGTTCTTGCAGGGGTAATTGCAGCGCTGAAGTTGCTTGGTGGTTCCCTGAGTGATCACACTTTCTTGTTCCTTGGCGCTGGGGAG CGGATACTCGTTGTTGAGGGACCCACGCCATAA
- the LOC8268303 gene encoding uncharacterized protein LOC8268303 has product MEVEASTPEVAKKLWHIVRAVFFMLRKGISKSRIMVDLHLMLKRGNKLAGKAIGNLVYHHNHSSFSCRSNDALNFISPREYEFSCSNSPATFYPFSAHKRKHHHHLHFTKSYKYNDVTTVAAVQKMLEMLNNEVQVEASPMVLPGFGKSPMVRQLRITDSPFPLKDEGDSQVDKAAEEFIKKFYKDLKLQKTVAALESPYHGMWGR; this is encoded by the coding sequence ATGGAAGTGGAGGCCAGCACACCAGAAGTAGCCAAAAAACTGTGGCATATAGTACGTGCAGTATTCTTCATGCTAAGAAAAGGCATATCAAAGAGCAGAATAATGGTTGATCTCCATTTAATGCTTAAAAGAGGTAATAAGCTAGCAGGAAAAGCCATAGGCAATCTTGTGTATCATCATAACCATTCTTCCTTCAGTTGCCGATCAAATGATGCTCTCAACTTCATTTCTCCACGAGAATATGAGTTCAGCTGCAGCAATAGCCCGGCAACTTTTTACCCTTTTAGTGCCCACAAGCGTAAACATCACCATCACCTCCATTTCACAAAGTCTTACAAATACAACGACGTGACCACCGTCGCCGCCGTACAAAAGATGCTCGAGATGTTAAACAATGAGGTGCAAGTGGAGGCTTCACCAATGGTGTTGCCAGGGTTTGGGAAAAGCCCAATGGTGAGGCAATTAAGAATAACCGACTCGCCTTTTCCATTGAAAGATGAAGGAGATAGCCAAGTAGATAAAGCTGCTGAAGAGTTCATCAAGAAATTCTACAAGGACTTGAAGTTGCAAAAGACTGTTGCTGCCCTTGAATCGCCTTATCACGGCATGTGGGGTAGATAA
- the LOC8268300 gene encoding golgin candidate 1 isoform X2 yields the protein MASWLKAAEDLFEVVDRRAKLVVSELADEHSDSQSPASNGQGSQPKTARGKKKAQKRLSKIESDKASSAKAEFITTQTSQLEMESEDRAALSVEHDTAPTSKSILHVVAEQQQDIDKDASSIKSPERLANEVVKHDTDNVEVPVAAADADAKTSTSNGEILNEKAPDGFLEHPPSPLPAKEIEVLNEDHQDHPIDAGDHHQQKADNSPKKIQDQLEEAQGLLKTAISTGQSKEARLARVCAGLSTRLQEYKSENAQLEELLIAERELSKSLETRIKQLQQDLSRSKSEVTRVESNMGEALAAKNSEIEALVNSIDVLKKQAALSEGNLASLQANMESIMRNRELTETRMMQALREELSSAERRAEEERAAHNATKMAAMEREVELEHRAVEASTALARIQRIADERTAKAAELEQKVALLEVECASLNQELQDMETRVRRGQKKSPEEANQVIQMQAWQEEVERARQGQRDAENKLSSTEAELQKMRVEMAAMKRDAEHYSRQEHMELEKRYRELTDLLYYKQTQLEAMASEKAAAEFQLEKEVKRIQEAQIEAERSRVSRRASSSSWEEDSEMKALEPLPLHHRHMAAASMQLQKAAKLLDSGAARATRFLWRYPTARLILLFYLVFVHLFLMYLLHRLQEQADDLSAREVAQSMGLATPTLP from the exons atgGCTTCGTGGCTCAAAGCTGCAGAAG ACTTATTTGAAGTGGTGGATCGAAGGGCGAAGTTGGTTGTGAGTGAATTGGCAGATGAGCATTCTGATTCTCAATCACCAG cTTCTAATGGACAAGGATCTCAACCCAAGACAGCAAggggaaagaaaaag GCTCAGAAGAGGCTTTCCAAGATTGAATCCGATAAAGCAAGTAGTGCTAAAGCGGAGTTTATTACTACACAAACTTCACAATTAGAAATGGAATCTGAAGATAGGGCTGCGCTTTCAGTCGAACATGATACTGCTCCCACTAGCAAGTCAATACTCCATGTAGTTGCTGAGCAGCAGCAGGATATTGACAAAGATGCCTCCAGCATTAAATCACCAGAAAGACTAGCCAACGAAGTTGTTAAACATGATACTGATAATGTGGAAGTTCCTGTCGCTGCTGCTGATGCAGATGCCAAAACATCAActtcaaatggtgagattCTGAATGAGAAGGCTCCTGATGGCTTTCTCGAACATCCTCCTTCACCATTACCTGCCAAAGAAATAGAGGTTCTCAATGAAGACCATCAAGACCATCCAATTGATGCTGGG GATCATCATCAGCAGAAAGCTGATAATTCACCTAAGAAGATACAGGACCAACTCGAGGAG GCTCAAGGACTGCTTAAGACTGCAATTTCCACTGGTCAGTCAAAAGAGGCAAGGCTAGCACGG GTTTGTGCTGGACTTTCAACCCGCCTTCAAGAATACAAATCTGAAAATGCACAGCTGGAGGAACTTCTCATCGCAGAG AGGGAGCTGAGTAAATCACTCGAGACTCGCATTAAGCAGCTACAGCAAGATTTGTCCAGATCTAAAAGTGAAGTGACAAGAGTAGAGTCAAATATGGGAGAGGCTTTGGCTGCAAAAAATTCTGAAATTGAGGCCCTTGTCAATTCTATAGATGTGCTCAAGAAACAGGCTGCTTTGTCTGAAGGAAATCTGGCTTCACTGCAG GCAAACATGGAGTCTATCATGAGAAACAGAGAACTGACTGAGACGAGGATGATGCAG GCACTTAGGGAGGAGCTGTCTTCCGCTGAACGGAGAGCAGAAGAAGAACGTGCAGCACATAATGCTACCAAAATG GCAGCCATGGAAAGGGAGGTGGAATTGGAACATAGAGCTGTTGAGGCATCCACTGCCCTTGCTAGGATCCAG AGAATTGCAGATGAGAGGACAGCAAAGGCAGCAGAACTTGAGCAGAAGGTGGCACTGCTTGAG GTTGAATGTGCATCGTTAAATCAAGAGCTGCAAGATATGGAAACCCGTGTTCGTCGTGGACAAAAGAAATCCCCAGAAGAGGCAAATCAAGTGATTCAG ATGCAGGCATGGCAGGAAGAAGTGGAACGCGCACGTCAAGGTCAGAGAGATGCAGAAAATAAGCTTTCTTCTACAGAG GCTGAACTGCAAAAGATGAGAGTTGAAATGGCTGCCATGAAGAGGGATGCTGAGCATTACTCACGTCAG GAGCATATGGAGCTGGAGAAGCGCTATCGTGAGCTAACTGATCTATTg TACTACAAGCAAACACAGTTAGAAGCCATGGCAAGTGAAAAAGCAGCAGCAGAGTTTCAGTTGGAGAAGGAGGTAAAGCGGATTCAAGAAGCACAG ATTGAGGCAGAAAGAAGTAGAGTTTCTCGTCGTGCATCTTCATCATCTTGGGAGGAAGACTCTGAAATGAAGGCACTTGA GCCTCTCCCCTTGCATCACCGTCATATGGCAGCAGCAAGCATGCAG TTGCAGAAGGCAGCAAAGCTATTGGATTCTGGAGCCGCCAGAGCCACCAGATTCTTATGGCGATATCCAACAGCTCGACTTATCTTGCTTTTCTATCTG GTGTTTGTACACTTATTCTTGATGTATTTATTGCATCGTCTTCAG GAACAAGCGGACGATCTTTCTGCGAGGGAAGTTGCTCAGTCTATGGGTCTGGCGACCCCTACTTTACCATGA
- the LOC8268302 gene encoding pentatricopeptide repeat-containing protein At1g77170, mitochondrial — translation MIHMNSLHHLFLLGFRKSSTFKNLTISCHLNHSLAFFSASSDAQTPPLPQSAQDIAKWAATQSSNCTTLRDLNQIYAHIICSDLLHFYSAPFHWNNIIRSYTRLDAPVKALQVYISMSRAGVLPDSYTLPIVLKAACQIFSIEIGKQLQSVAIRLGLESNEYCESGFISFYSKSGDIKNAYKMFEENPERKLGSWNAIIGGLSQGGHAKEAIEIFIEMRKCGFVPDDVTMVSVISACGSLGDLNLAIQLHKYVFHANVFGRTNILVMNSLIDMYGKCGRMDLARRVFCTMGEKNVSSWTSMIVGYGMHGHVNEAIEYFHCMREAGVRPNHVTFIGVLSVCVHGGKVQEGKQFFEMMKNVYGITPLMQHYGCMVDLLGRVGLLEEARETVEGMPMKPNVVIWGCLMGACEKYGDVKMGEWVAKHLYELEPWNDGVFVVLSNIYASKGLWQDVERVRVGMKQQRLAKIPAYSVATSSN, via the coding sequence ATGATACACATGAACTCTCTCCaccatctttttcttcttggcTTCCGAAAATCCTCAACTTTCAAAAACCTAACCATTTCCTGTCATCTCAATCACAGTCTTGCTTTCTTCTCTGCATCTTCCGATGCTCAAACTCCACCTTTACCCCAATCAGCTCAAGACATAGCCAAATGGGCAGCAACCCAATCATCAAATTGCACCACTTTACGAGATTTGAACCAAATTTATGCCCATATTATCTGTAGCGACttgcttcatttttattcCGCCCCGTTCCATTGGAACAATATAATAAGATCGTACACTAGACTAGATGCTCCTGTCAAAGCATTGCAAGTTTATATTTCCATGTCTCGAGCTGGGGTCTTGCCTGATTCTTATACTCTTCCAATTGTTTTAAAAGCTGCGTGCCAGATTTTCTCTATTGAGATCGGTAAGCAGCTGCAGTCCGTTGCTATAAGGCTTGGTCTTGAGTCCAATGAGTATTGTGAAAGTGGTTTCATTAGCTTCTATTCTAAATCTGGTGATATTAAGAATGCGTATAAGATGTTTGAGGAAAATCCTGAAAGAAAGTTGGGTTCTTGGAATGCTATTATAGGAGGGCTTAGTCAAGGTGGGCATGCCAAAGAAGCGATTGAGATATTTATAGAGATGAGGAAATGTGGGTTTGTGCCAGATGATGTGACTATGGTTAGTGTAATATCGGCTTGTGGGAGTTTAGGTGATTTGAACTTAGCTATTCAATTgcataaatatgtttttcatGCTAATGTTTTTGGGAGAACAAATATTTTAGTGATGAATTCACTTATTGACATGTATGGAAAATGTGGTAGAATGGACTTAGCAAGAAGAGTGTTTTGTACAATGGGTGAAAAAAATGTGTCTTCTTGGACATCTATGATAGTAGGTTATGGAATGCATGGGCATGTCAATGAAGCTATTGAATACTTCCATTGCATGAGAGAGGCTGGTGTTAGGCCTAATCATGTGACTTTCATTGGTGTATTAAGTGTTTGTGTTCATGGTGGCAAGGTACAAGAAGGGAAGCAATTTTTTGAAATGATGAAGAATGTTTATGGGATAACGCCCCTGATGCAACATTATGGGTGCATGGTGGATTTGCTTGGGCGAGTTGGGTTGCTTGAAGAGGCTAGAGAGACTGTGGAAGGGATGCCAATGAAGCCAAATGTGGTAATTTGGGGGTGTTTGATGGGTGCTTGTGAGAAATATGGAGATGTGAAGATGGGCGAGTGGGTGGCTAAGCATTTATACGAGTTGGAACCTTGGAATGATGGggtttttgttgttttatcCAATATATATGCTAGTAAAGGTTTGTGGCAAGATGTTGAAAGAGTGAGAGTTGGTATGAAGCAGCAAAGACTTGCTAAAATCCCTGCTTATAGTGTGGCAACAAGTTCAAATTGa